CGCCCGGGTCATCCGGGTCGTCGTACTTGCCGCGCAGCACGTTTATGGCGTGCCCCAGGTACCGGAAAGGCAGGAAACCCGAGAACAGCATAAAAAAGAAACCGCCGCCCATCAGCAGGATCAGCAGGGGCAAACCCCAGGCAGCATCACTGAAGGCCACCAGAAAACGCTCTATCGCTTCCAAATTTTTGTGTTTAAAGAGGTCCGAAGCCTACAAAATAGGCAACACTTTTGAAACAACGTATGTACGCCTATTACTACTGTTTCGAAGGCGATACTCCTTGCCTTAAAGTAATGGCACATGGCCCAGTCAACAGGCCTTCAACTTTAAAGATAAGATTTATAATGGATGATTATATAGTAGCCATGACGGTAATAGGACTGGCGGCCCTTTCCATGACCTGGGTGCCTAAGATCATGGAGAGAACGTTTATTTCTTACCCCATCGTTTTCCTGCTGCTGGGCATGCTGATTTACGCACTGCCGCTGGGGCTCCCTACGCCGGACCCCATCTGGCAGGAAAACTATGTGGTACACCTGACGGAGTTAAGCGTGATCATCTCTTTGATGGGCACCGGCCTTAAGATCAGGCGCAAATTCGGCTTTAAGAACTGGCGCATTCCGCTGAGGCTGGTAAGTATAACCATGCTGCTGTGCATTGCGGCGGTGGCTTTTCTGGGATGGAGTGTGCTGGGTTTCTCGGTGGCGGGGGCCGTGCTGCTCGGTGCTGTACTGGCGCCCACCGATCCTGTGCTGGCCGAGCAGGTGCAGGTAGGCCCTCCCGATGACAAGGAAGAGGACGTGGTGCGGTTCTCCCTCACGGCGGAGGCCGGCCTGAACGACGGGTCCGCCTTTCCGTTCACGTGGCTGGCGGTGGTGCTGGCGGTTGCGGCCGGGGCCGACGGCAGCGGCGACTGGTTTAACGACTGGTTTAAGGATTGGGTCCTGCGGGATCTGCTTTACCGGATTGTGGTAGGGGTTGGCGCGGGCTATGCCATTGGGCGCGGGCTCGCTTACCTGATCTTCCGGCTTCCGCAAATCACCAGCTTCCCCAAGGCAGAACACGGCTTTCTGTCGCTTTCTGCTACCCTGTTAACGTATGGCGTTACAGAGCTACTACACGGCTACGGGTTTATTGCCGTGTTTGTGGCGGCGCTTACAGTCAGCAACATCGAGGAGGAGCACGAGTACCACGTAGAGATGCACGATTTCGTGAACCAGGTGGAGCGCATTATTATGGTGATCCTGCTGATGCTGTTCGGTGGAAGCCTGGTGACAGGAATTCTAGATTACCTTACCTGGCAGGGAGCGGTGGTCGGGTTGGTGCTCCTGTTCTTTATCCGTCCTATCTCTGCGCTGCCAAGTATGCTCGGCACGTACTCTACCACCAAAGAGAAGTTGGCGGTTTGCTTCTTTGGCATCCGGGGCATCGGCTCCTTTTTCTACCTTTCCTTTGCGCTGGATAAAGTGGCTTTCCCGGAGTCGAACGAGCTGTGGTCTATCACAGCGTTTATTGTGATGGTGTCCGTTATCCTGCACGGCTTAACTGCCACAAACGCCATAAAGGTGCTGGATCGTGAGCGCAAGAAAAGCGGGAGACCCGTGCTGGAGGTGGATCAGACCCCGGATGAAATTAAGTAAAAGCAAGCGGAAATATGGATGAATGATACGGGCAGAAAACTAAAACCAGTACCCCTTCCTGATGCCGAAGTATACTTCTCGGCCCATTTTTTTAACCCGGAGCAAAGCGATGTATATTTACAGGAGCTCTTGCAACAGGTAAACTGGCAGCAGGAAAGTATAAAACTGTTTGGAAAGCTGCAGCCCATGCCGCGCCTTACCGCCTGGTACGGCGACAAAGGCTATACGTATTCGGGCCTCGAAAACAAGCCGCAGCCCTGGTTGCCGGTGCTGCAGGAGTTAAGGGAGCAGGTGGAGCAGGCGAGCAGGCAGCAG
Above is a window of Pontibacter akesuensis DNA encoding:
- a CDS encoding cation:proton antiporter is translated as MDDYIVAMTVIGLAALSMTWVPKIMERTFISYPIVFLLLGMLIYALPLGLPTPDPIWQENYVVHLTELSVIISLMGTGLKIRRKFGFKNWRIPLRLVSITMLLCIAAVAFLGWSVLGFSVAGAVLLGAVLAPTDPVLAEQVQVGPPDDKEEDVVRFSLTAEAGLNDGSAFPFTWLAVVLAVAAGADGSGDWFNDWFKDWVLRDLLYRIVVGVGAGYAIGRGLAYLIFRLPQITSFPKAEHGFLSLSATLLTYGVTELLHGYGFIAVFVAALTVSNIEEEHEYHVEMHDFVNQVERIIMVILLMLFGGSLVTGILDYLTWQGAVVGLVLLFFIRPISALPSMLGTYSTTKEKLAVCFFGIRGIGSFFYLSFALDKVAFPESNELWSITAFIVMVSVILHGLTATNAIKVLDRERKKSGRPVLEVDQTPDEIK